In the genome of Desulfovibrio desulfuricans, one region contains:
- a CDS encoding DNA polymerase IV translates to MIIHIDMDAFFASVEQMDEPSLRGKPVIVGGEQRGVVSTCSYEARVFGVHSAMPMATARRLCPQAIVVRGRYERYAELSRAIMAALGEFSPLVEQASVDEAYVDGKGLERLFGSLEELVLRMKARVREVTGGLTCSAGVAPVKFLAKICSDINKPDGVYILRQEDVDDFLFTLPVGKIPGVGKRMVQSLQGLGVRTVGQLRRYSQDFMVRKYGKWGGVLYERVHGRDPRGVETERTAKSESAECTFTEDTRDRKFLQRMLLAHAERVGASLRRHGYRGRTVTLKVKFADFRQITRSRSLPEGINATETIFDVGCALLRELQLPQPVRLIGLGVSGFDAPVAQLLLPGAVKPATQGLDPQVEARRQKLDAALDDLRGRFGSKAVQRGRLFTPAVKKSVATPAQPDEEDGAASDSDPLTDND, encoded by the coding sequence ATGATCATCCACATAGACATGGATGCCTTTTTTGCATCGGTAGAGCAGATGGACGAACCGTCCCTGCGCGGCAAGCCCGTGATTGTGGGGGGTGAGCAGCGGGGCGTGGTTTCCACCTGTTCGTACGAGGCGCGGGTCTTTGGCGTGCATTCGGCCATGCCCATGGCCACGGCCCGCAGGCTCTGCCCGCAGGCCATCGTGGTGCGTGGCCGTTATGAGCGCTATGCAGAGCTCTCGCGGGCCATCATGGCCGCGCTGGGGGAGTTTTCGCCTCTTGTGGAGCAGGCCAGCGTGGACGAGGCCTATGTGGACGGCAAAGGGCTTGAGCGCCTTTTTGGCTCGCTGGAGGAGCTTGTTTTGCGCATGAAGGCTCGCGTGCGCGAGGTCACGGGCGGGCTGACCTGCTCCGCCGGGGTGGCCCCGGTAAAGTTTCTGGCCAAGATATGCTCGGACATCAACAAGCCCGACGGCGTGTATATTTTGCGGCAGGAGGATGTGGACGATTTTTTGTTTACCCTGCCGGTGGGCAAAATACCCGGCGTGGGCAAGCGCATGGTGCAGAGCCTGCAAGGGCTGGGCGTGCGTACTGTGGGGCAGCTGCGCCGCTACAGTCAGGATTTTATGGTGCGCAAATACGGCAAGTGGGGCGGGGTGCTGTATGAACGCGTGCACGGGCGCGATCCGCGCGGGGTGGAGACGGAGCGGACCGCCAAGAGCGAAAGCGCGGAGTGCACCTTTACGGAGGACACGCGCGACCGCAAGTTTTTGCAACGCATGCTGCTGGCGCATGCCGAACGTGTGGGGGCCTCGCTGCGGCGGCACGGGTATAGGGGGCGCACGGTGACGCTCAAGGTCAAGTTTGCGGATTTCAGGCAGATCACCCGCTCGCGTAGCCTGCCGGAAGGCATAAACGCCACGGAAACCATCTTTGATGTTGGTTGCGCACTGCTGCGCGAGCTGCAGCTGCCCCAGCCGGTGCGGCTCATCGGGCTTGGGGTTTCCGGCTTTGACGCGCCGGTGGCCCAGCTGCTTTTGCCGGGCGCGGTCAAGCCCGCCACGCAGGGGCTGGACCCGCAGGTTGAAGCCCGGCGGCAAAAGCTGGACGCGGCCCTGGACGATTTGCGCGGCAGGTTTGGCAGCAAGGCCGTGCAGCGCGGGCGGCTGTTTACGCCTGCGGTAAAAAAAAGCGTCGCCACGCCCGCCCAGCCTGATGAAGAGGACGGCGCCGCGTCAGACAGCGACCCTCTGACGGATAATGATTAG
- a CDS encoding cation:proton antiporter, with translation MPHDVNLILTLAGGLSAALVLGFITQKLRLSPLVGYLLAGIIVGPHSPGFVADASTAAQCAEIGVILLMFGVGLHFHLKDLLAVGFIATGGAVVQISMATAASMGLLHLLGFDLLSGAVYGMAIAVASTVVLTRVLADNHDLHNPTGHVALGWLVVEDIFTILLLVLLPSVLSPGGQFWSALGMTLLKLGALSVFTLVAGQKLIPLFLGYVARTGTRDLFTLAVLALALGIAVAAAQFFGASMALGAFLAGMVVGQSEFSARAAAEALPLRDAFAVLFFVSVGMLFDPASLLQDWPLMLVTLLVIMVVKPLGALLMTNLFRKPARLGLPVAASLAQVGEFSFILAGLGISLGVFDQRVNNALIPAAIISITFNPMLYRKAKELAQKWENRKHGDHAEHDACLVAPGEGDRALVVVVGYGPVGRSCCSILRHGGMLPVVVEMNIDTVRQLLGEGLPVVHGDAMQAEVLRKAGLEKAEALLLTSVSIAAGEVTHIARSVNPHVPVLAHTAFVSEARSLRGQGVDAVFSGEREVALAMAEHLLRTAGAPEVYVQSELARVREKLD, from the coding sequence ATGCCCCATGACGTAAATCTTATCCTTACGCTTGCCGGAGGGCTTTCCGCCGCTCTGGTTCTTGGTTTTATCACCCAGAAACTGCGCCTCTCGCCCCTGGTGGGCTATCTGCTGGCGGGCATCATCGTGGGGCCGCATTCGCCCGGTTTTGTGGCCGACGCCTCCACAGCGGCCCAGTGCGCCGAGATTGGCGTTATCCTGCTGATGTTCGGCGTGGGTCTGCATTTTCACCTCAAGGACCTGCTGGCCGTGGGCTTCATTGCGACCGGCGGAGCCGTGGTGCAGATTTCCATGGCTACCGCGGCCAGCATGGGGCTGTTGCATCTTTTGGGTTTTGATTTGCTGTCGGGCGCGGTGTACGGCATGGCCATCGCCGTCGCCAGCACCGTTGTGCTCACCCGCGTGCTGGCAGACAACCACGACCTGCACAATCCCACGGGGCATGTGGCTCTTGGCTGGCTGGTGGTGGAAGACATTTTTACCATCCTGCTGCTGGTGTTGCTGCCCTCGGTGCTGTCGCCCGGCGGTCAGTTCTGGAGCGCGTTGGGCATGACCCTGCTCAAGTTGGGGGCGCTCTCGGTCTTTACGCTGGTGGCCGGGCAAAAGCTGATTCCGCTTTTTCTGGGCTATGTGGCCCGCACGGGAACCCGCGACCTGTTTACCCTGGCGGTTCTGGCTCTGGCCCTGGGCATCGCCGTGGCGGCAGCCCAGTTTTTTGGGGCGTCCATGGCGCTTGGCGCGTTTTTGGCGGGCATGGTGGTGGGGCAGTCCGAGTTCAGCGCTCGCGCCGCCGCCGAGGCCCTGCCCCTGCGCGACGCCTTTGCCGTGCTGTTTTTTGTTTCTGTGGGCATGCTGTTTGACCCTGCCTCGCTGTTGCAAGACTGGCCCCTCATGCTGGTAACCCTGCTGGTGATTATGGTGGTCAAGCCTCTCGGGGCGCTGCTGATGACAAACCTGTTTCGCAAACCCGCCAGACTGGGACTGCCCGTTGCCGCATCGCTGGCGCAGGTGGGCGAGTTTTCGTTCATTCTTGCCGGGCTTGGTATCAGCCTGGGGGTTTTTGACCAGCGGGTGAACAACGCCCTTATTCCGGCGGCCATCATTTCCATCACGTTCAACCCCATGCTCTACCGCAAGGCCAAGGAGCTGGCCCAAAAATGGGAAAACCGCAAGCACGGCGACCATGCCGAGCATGACGCCTGTCTGGTTGCGCCGGGCGAGGGCGACCGCGCGCTGGTGGTGGTAGTGGGCTACGGCCCGGTGGGGCGTAGCTGTTGCAGCATCTTGCGGCACGGCGGCATGCTGCCTGTGGTGGTGGAGATGAACATCGACACCGTGCGGCAGCTGCTGGGCGAAGGGCTGCCCGTGGTGCACGGCGACGCCATGCAGGCCGAGGTGCTGCGCAAGGCGGGTCTGGAAAAGGCCGAGGCCCTGTTGCTGACCTCCGTCAGTATTGCTGCGGGCGAAGTGACCCACATTGCCCGCTCCGTAAACCCGCACGTGCCCGTACTGGCCCACACGGCCTTTGTGAGCGAGGCCCGGTCGCTGCGCGGGCAGGGCGTGGACGCCGTGTTCAGCGGCGAGCGCGAGGTGGCGCTGGCCATGGCGGAACACTTGCTGCGCACGGCGGGCGCGCCTGAGGTTTATGTGCAGTCTGAGTTGGCACGCGTGCGCGAAAAGCTCGACTAG
- a CDS encoding secondary thiamine-phosphate synthase enzyme YjbQ — protein sequence MEHLEITTRSRCEMIDITAELRALVRGKTTGGHWQSGALALFCPHTTCGLTVNEGADPDVKRDMLSFFSRLAPEHGDYRHAEGNSDAHIKTTLHGPSLLLIVEKGELRLGTWQSVYLCEGDGPRRRTLWLQWLKSDE from the coding sequence GTGGAACATCTTGAAATAACCACACGCAGCCGTTGTGAAATGATCGACATCACCGCCGAGCTGCGCGCCCTGGTACGCGGCAAGACAACCGGCGGTCACTGGCAGAGCGGGGCCTTGGCCCTGTTTTGCCCGCACACCACCTGCGGCCTTACGGTCAACGAGGGGGCCGACCCCGACGTAAAGCGCGACATGTTGTCCTTCTTTAGCCGCCTTGCGCCGGAGCACGGCGATTACCGCCATGCCGAGGGCAACAGCGACGCACACATCAAAACCACGCTGCACGGGCCGTCCCTCTTGCTGATTGTGGAAAAGGGCGAGCTGCGCCTTGGCACGTGGCAGTCTGTTTATCTGTGCGAGGGGGATGGCCCCCGCCGCCGCACCCTGTGGCTGCAGTGGCTGAAGTCCGACGAGTAG
- a CDS encoding ATP-grasp domain-containing protein has translation MIIFDEPYVSPELQEYAAARREPVLDNAVARDLSRARALSGAAPLNLVAEADFAALCRADAAGGAPPRIYTCSENSLAWVSAHVDNPQLVGSIEKLKNKALTRELLRPLYDDYFYRRLSLDALRHLPFEELRLPCVVKPAVGFFSLGVRIVRDRADWLAALAAIEQEAVHWRDQYPDSVVDSEDWLIEEYIDGDEFAVDVYFDEQGQAVICNVLRHEFASASDVSDRLYYTGALVVRAHLAEFEGWFNRVNALLGLRNFPTHVELRRDAHGRIRPIEFNALRFAGWCCTDVTLFAWGFHTYGCFLEGRRPDWDKALAGREGKLYTLIVLNKPENCPPVRSFDYDALSQGFARVLHVRKSDFTRYGLFGFLFTETPENARQELDRIASSDLLEFTR, from the coding sequence ATGATAATTTTTGACGAACCATATGTCTCGCCGGAGCTGCAGGAATACGCGGCAGCCCGGCGGGAACCGGTGCTCGACAATGCCGTGGCGCGGGACTTGTCCCGCGCCCGCGCTCTTTCAGGGGCCGCGCCCCTGAATCTGGTTGCGGAGGCCGACTTTGCCGCACTGTGCCGGGCGGACGCAGCGGGCGGCGCGCCCCCGCGCATCTACACCTGCTCAGAAAATTCACTGGCCTGGGTCAGCGCCCATGTGGACAACCCCCAGCTTGTGGGCAGCATCGAAAAACTCAAAAACAAAGCCTTGACCCGCGAGCTGCTGCGGCCTCTTTACGACGACTATTTTTACCGCAGGCTCAGCCTTGACGCCCTGCGGCATCTGCCCTTTGAAGAGCTGCGCCTGCCCTGCGTGGTCAAACCTGCGGTGGGTTTTTTCAGCCTTGGCGTGCGCATTGTGCGCGACCGGGCCGACTGGCTCGCCGCGCTGGCCGCCATTGAACAGGAGGCCGTCCACTGGCGCGATCAGTACCCCGACAGCGTGGTGGACAGTGAAGACTGGCTTATTGAAGAATACATCGACGGCGACGAATTTGCCGTGGACGTGTATTTTGACGAGCAGGGGCAGGCAGTTATCTGCAATGTTTTGCGGCACGAGTTTGCCTCGGCCTCGGACGTGAGCGACCGCCTGTACTACACGGGCGCTTTGGTCGTGCGCGCGCATCTTGCGGAATTTGAAGGCTGGTTCAACCGGGTCAACGCCCTGCTGGGCCTGCGGAACTTTCCCACGCACGTGGAGCTGCGCCGCGACGCCCATGGACGCATCCGGCCCATTGAATTCAACGCCCTGCGCTTTGCGGGCTGGTGCTGCACCGACGTGACCCTGTTTGCCTGGGGGTTCCACACCTACGGCTGTTTTCTGGAGGGGCGGCGGCCAGACTGGGATAAGGCCCTGGCCGGGCGCGAGGGCAAACTGTACACCCTCATTGTGCTCAACAAGCCCGAAAACTGCCCGCCCGTGCGCAGTTTTGACTACGACGCGCTGAGCCAGGGTTTTGCCCGCGTGCTGCACGTGCGCAAAAGCGACTTTACGCGCTACGGCCTGTTTGGTTTTCTGTTTACCGAAACACCAGAAAATGCGCGGCAGGAGCTGGACCGCATAGCAAGCTCGGACCTGCTGGAATTTACACGCTGA
- a CDS encoding homoserine dehydrogenase: MTKNSDKPLVVGLAGFGTVGGGLVRLLDENADLIRRRCGRGIVLKKVLVRNATKARSAQLPAGTELTTDYRALTDDPEIDVLVELIGGIDNARTIIDRALDQGKHIVTANKALLAEEGLALFQKADRKKRILRYEASVAGAIPIVETLKESLTGNRIESLMGILNGTSNYILSEMTSNAMDFDVALKQAQQLGYAEADPTLDIDGHDAAHKLILLIRLAYGVHYPYTALSVRGIRGLSGMDIRLAREFGYRIKLIGQVREVPCPEDKQGDDSCGEGNIRLEAGVFPALVYHKFLLARVGGVYNAVRVDANASGPLFFHGRGAGDLPTAGAVLGDLLAVARDERPNNTGFVCKELPKASIVPPEEWRSCYYVRVMVQDAPGVLRDLSGCMAAEGISMAQVIQKSDEGNGVPLVFMTHETTARAMSDALQRTMDAGLLKESAVYFRVLGGA, from the coding sequence ATGACAAAGAACAGCGACAAACCCCTGGTGGTAGGCCTTGCGGGCTTTGGTACCGTTGGCGGCGGCCTTGTGCGGTTGCTTGACGAAAATGCCGATCTTATCCGCCGCCGCTGCGGGCGCGGCATCGTGCTCAAAAAGGTTCTGGTGCGCAACGCCACCAAGGCCCGCAGCGCCCAGCTGCCCGCAGGAACCGAGCTGACCACCGACTATCGCGCCCTTACGGACGACCCCGAAATCGACGTGCTGGTGGAGCTTATCGGCGGCATCGACAACGCCCGCACCATCATCGACCGCGCTCTTGACCAGGGCAAACACATTGTCACCGCCAACAAGGCCCTGCTGGCCGAAGAAGGCCTTGCCCTGTTCCAGAAGGCCGACCGCAAAAAGCGCATCCTGCGCTACGAGGCCAGCGTGGCCGGGGCCATCCCCATTGTCGAAACGCTGAAAGAAAGCCTCACGGGCAACCGTATCGAGTCGCTCATGGGTATTTTGAACGGCACGAGCAACTATATTCTGTCTGAAATGACCAGCAACGCCATGGATTTTGACGTTGCGCTCAAGCAGGCCCAACAGCTGGGCTACGCCGAGGCCGACCCTACGCTGGACATCGACGGCCACGACGCCGCCCACAAACTTATTTTGCTCATCCGTCTGGCCTATGGGGTGCATTATCCCTATACGGCGCTCTCGGTGCGCGGCATTCGCGGGCTTTCCGGCATGGATATCCGCCTTGCGCGCGAGTTTGGCTACCGTATCAAGCTCATTGGTCAGGTGCGCGAGGTGCCCTGCCCCGAGGACAAACAGGGCGACGACAGCTGCGGCGAGGGCAATATCCGGCTTGAGGCCGGGGTGTTCCCCGCCCTTGTGTACCACAAGTTTTTGCTGGCCCGCGTGGGCGGCGTGTACAACGCCGTGCGTGTGGACGCCAACGCCTCCGGCCCGTTGTTTTTCCACGGGCGCGGCGCGGGCGACCTGCCCACCGCAGGGGCCGTGCTGGGCGACCTGCTGGCCGTTGCCCGCGACGAGCGGCCCAACAATACCGGCTTTGTCTGCAAGGAGCTGCCCAAGGCCTCCATTGTGCCGCCCGAAGAATGGCGCTCGTGCTACTATGTGCGCGTCATGGTGCAGGACGCCCCCGGCGTGTTGCGCGACCTCTCGGGCTGCATGGCCGCAGAGGGCATCAGCATGGCCCAGGTTATCCAGAAGAGCGACGAGGGCAACGGCGTGCCCCTGGTCTTCATGACCCACGAAACCACGGCCCGCGCCATGAGCGACGCCCTGCAGCGCACCATGGACGCGGGGCTGCTCAAAGAATCCGCGGTGTACTTCCGCGTGTTGGGAGGCGCATGA
- a CDS encoding aminotransferase class I/II-fold pyridoxal phosphate-dependent enzyme: MEEFSRIRRLPPYVFAVVGDLKMRLRRQNIDIVDFSMGNPDIATPAPIVDKLVEAAQKPVNHRYSLSRGIPNLRKAICDRYARHYGVQLDPDSEAIVTLGSKEGLAHLSLAILEPGDVVLAPDPTYPIHKYAPIIAGADVRSVPIGHGRNFFEDLEAAMRQAWPKPKVLFLCYPHNPTTEVTDLEFFQRIVEFAKENKIWVVHDLAYADLVFDGYKAPSFLQAKGAKEVGVEFYSLSKSYSMPGWRVGFGVGNKNLIHALARIKSYLDYGMFQPIQIASTVALNGPEDCVHHIRDVYQERRDRLIEGLNRIGWETPSPKATMFVWAHIPEPFRKMGSVEFSKLLLQEAHVAVSPGLGFGSYGDEFVRFALIENEHRTRQAISSMRRLLSGVSD; encoded by the coding sequence ATGGAAGAGTTTTCGCGGATTCGCCGCCTCCCCCCCTACGTTTTTGCGGTGGTGGGAGACCTGAAAATGCGGCTGCGTCGGCAGAATATCGACATCGTGGACTTCAGCATGGGCAATCCGGACATAGCAACGCCCGCACCCATCGTCGACAAGCTTGTTGAGGCAGCACAAAAGCCGGTGAATCACCGCTACTCGCTTTCGCGCGGTATTCCGAACCTGCGCAAAGCCATATGTGATCGCTATGCCCGCCACTACGGCGTGCAGCTCGACCCCGACAGCGAAGCCATTGTGACCCTGGGTTCCAAGGAAGGCCTCGCCCACCTTTCGCTGGCCATTCTTGAGCCCGGCGACGTGGTGCTTGCCCCCGACCCGACCTACCCCATCCATAAGTATGCGCCTATCATTGCCGGCGCAGATGTGCGCAGCGTGCCCATCGGTCATGGCCGCAACTTTTTTGAAGACCTTGAGGCAGCCATGCGTCAGGCATGGCCCAAGCCCAAGGTTCTGTTTCTCTGCTATCCGCACAACCCCACCACGGAAGTGACGGACCTGGAATTTTTCCAGAGGATCGTCGAGTTCGCCAAAGAAAACAAAATCTGGGTCGTGCACGATCTGGCTTACGCCGATCTGGTCTTTGACGGCTACAAGGCCCCCAGCTTTTTGCAGGCCAAGGGCGCCAAGGAAGTGGGCGTGGAATTTTACTCCCTGTCCAAGAGCTACTCCATGCCCGGCTGGCGCGTGGGTTTTGGCGTGGGCAACAAAAACCTTATCCACGCCCTTGCCCGCATCAAGAGCTACCTTGACTACGGCATGTTCCAGCCCATCCAGATCGCCTCTACCGTGGCCCTCAACGGCCCGGAAGACTGCGTGCACCACATCCGCGACGTGTACCAGGAACGGCGCGACCGCCTCATTGAAGGCCTGAACCGCATCGGCTGGGAAACCCCCTCGCCCAAGGCAACCATGTTTGTGTGGGCGCATATTCCCGAACCCTTCCGCAAGATGGGCTCCGTGGAATTTTCCAAGTTGCTGCTGCAGGAGGCCCACGTGGCCGTGTCGCCGGGTCTGGGCTTTGGCTCGTACGGTGACGAATTTGTGCGCTTTGCCCTGATTGAAAACGAGCACCGCACGCGGCAGGCTATCAGCAGCATGCGGCGGCTGTTGTCGGGAGTCTCCGACTAG
- the mtnA gene encoding S-methyl-5-thioribose-1-phosphate isomerase has translation MEDHIRFDRQNIALHLLDQRLLPEQEADVVCRSTDDIVHALQTMVVRGAPAIGVTAAWGCALALNETSGPDWATQLEELLDRLANARPTAVNLRWAVDRMRKCWWRAINNGGGNRESLLTVFLDEAARMQAEDVEACKTLGRFGADCLKDGDTVLTHCNAGALATAGYGTALGVIRGAVEQGKRIKVIADETRPFLQGARLTAWELHKDNIPVTVACDNACALLMSKGLVQRVVVGADRIAANGDAANKIGTYGVALLARHFNIPFYVAAPLSTIDPSTPDGSGIPIEQRPEREVTHVGDKRLTPVDVPVYNFAFDVTPAALITGIITEKGVLQPPYGLAIWAALNEASAASEAENSATEER, from the coding sequence ATGGAAGACCACATTCGCTTTGACAGGCAAAATATCGCGCTGCATCTGCTTGACCAGCGCCTCTTGCCGGAACAAGAAGCGGACGTGGTTTGCCGCAGCACAGACGACATCGTGCACGCGCTGCAAACCATGGTTGTGCGCGGAGCGCCCGCCATAGGCGTCACCGCCGCCTGGGGCTGCGCGCTGGCCCTCAACGAAACCAGCGGGCCAGACTGGGCCACCCAGCTTGAGGAACTCCTCGACCGACTGGCAAACGCCCGCCCCACCGCCGTAAACCTGCGCTGGGCCGTGGACCGCATGCGCAAATGCTGGTGGAGGGCCATAAACAACGGCGGCGGCAACCGCGAATCGCTGCTGACGGTTTTTCTTGACGAGGCGGCCAGAATGCAGGCCGAAGACGTGGAAGCCTGCAAAACCCTGGGCCGCTTTGGCGCGGACTGCCTCAAGGACGGCGACACCGTGCTTACCCACTGCAACGCCGGGGCCCTGGCCACGGCGGGCTACGGCACGGCGCTGGGCGTTATCCGCGGGGCCGTCGAGCAGGGCAAACGCATCAAGGTGATTGCCGATGAAACGCGCCCCTTTTTGCAGGGCGCCCGCCTGACCGCCTGGGAACTGCACAAGGACAACATCCCCGTTACCGTGGCCTGCGACAACGCCTGCGCCCTGCTGATGAGCAAGGGCCTTGTGCAGCGCGTGGTGGTAGGCGCGGACCGCATTGCTGCCAACGGCGACGCGGCCAACAAAATCGGCACATATGGCGTGGCTCTGCTGGCCAGGCATTTCAATATTCCTTTTTACGTGGCCGCGCCGCTCTCCACCATCGACCCAAGCACCCCTGACGGCAGCGGCATCCCCATCGAGCAGCGCCCCGAGCGCGAGGTCACCCATGTGGGCGACAAGCGCCTTACCCCTGTGGATGTGCCCGTGTACAATTTTGCCTTTGACGTGACCCCTGCGGCGCTCATCACCGGCATCATCACCGAAAAAGGCGTGCTGCAGCCGCCCTACGGCCTTGCCATCTGGGCGGCCCTCAACGAGGCCAGCGCAGCGTCCGAAGCCGAAAACTCCGCAACCGAGGAGCGTTAG
- a CDS encoding TIGR04326 family surface carbohydrate biosynthesis protein has translation MKELVLVIGPALPEAARALCTAPGYGSGGKPESATGGPLPERVVAHWDGWEAPAGEISLSARLRGELKAIRAEHVTWGHDMGRLPIAGREVQHWLRGGERLSMWWCSLLYERHPKMTPGLYTVYKLRALERLMDEGCFASLRVFGGDDALRRALAQMCRTGHRLYAQSCDAPTPPAPAKSLLRRLYEATPPPLRALARYAHWWWTVRRLLPQTATRQALPPVTGQAATIVTYFPNVDMKAAENGRYRSRYWENLHDALNQTAQAETGARSGGGHFVRWLFIRFPAPQLSLPQCIALRDRFRHEGKDGASFHYLEEFLTTGDLVAALFRYARLSLTSLRIEKQARAGFHFSGSHLDFWPYLGPYWAESFRGWRCLERCLQQQAFKRYEALAGPQRWTLFPLENCPWERMLTQAVHAAGNGPVIGAQHSTIRPTDFRFFDDPRTFTGELAAFQPDAVRGNGESACVQWREAGVPADRLDGVEALRYLYLVDNSAQPPQASDAAHRQLLVVTSFFADETEAHLALLARSLHAGLLEGWSIRVKPHPYLPVQERLNSLLGRRASEVMVVDGPIADQLVPGVVVWASNSTTVTLEAAIKGLPVIAMLPTDDFDLCPLQDVDSLPRTGGVDDVARALQTAAPLRLAPAYLDLDVDLPKWKTLLHLRDK, from the coding sequence ATGAAGGAGCTTGTTCTTGTCATAGGCCCGGCCCTGCCCGAAGCTGCGCGAGCCCTGTGCACCGCGCCCGGTTACGGGTCCGGCGGCAAGCCGGAATCCGCAACCGGCGGCCCCCTGCCCGAGCGCGTCGTCGCGCATTGGGACGGCTGGGAGGCCCCTGCGGGCGAAATTTCGCTTTCGGCCCGACTGCGCGGCGAGCTCAAGGCCATCCGCGCCGAGCATGTGACCTGGGGCCACGATATGGGCCGTCTGCCCATCGCGGGCCGCGAAGTGCAACACTGGCTCCGGGGCGGCGAAAGGCTTTCCATGTGGTGGTGCTCGCTCCTGTACGAGCGTCACCCCAAGATGACCCCCGGCCTCTACACTGTTTACAAACTGCGCGCTCTTGAACGCCTGATGGATGAAGGCTGCTTTGCGTCCCTGCGGGTTTTTGGCGGGGACGACGCCCTCAGACGTGCGCTGGCGCAGATGTGCCGCACCGGCCACCGCCTGTACGCGCAAAGCTGCGACGCCCCCACGCCGCCAGCCCCGGCCAAAAGCCTGTTGCGCAGGCTCTACGAGGCCACGCCCCCGCCCCTGCGCGCGCTGGCCCGCTACGCCCACTGGTGGTGGACAGTACGCCGCCTCCTGCCGCAGACGGCTACCCGGCAGGCGCTGCCGCCCGTTACAGGGCAGGCGGCCACCATTGTGACCTACTTTCCCAATGTGGACATGAAGGCGGCGGAAAATGGCCGCTACCGCAGCCGCTACTGGGAGAATCTGCACGACGCCCTCAACCAGACCGCCCAGGCGGAAACTGGGGCCCGGAGCGGCGGCGGGCATTTTGTGCGCTGGCTTTTTATACGCTTTCCCGCGCCGCAGCTCAGCCTGCCCCAGTGCATTGCCCTACGCGACCGTTTTCGGCACGAAGGCAAGGACGGCGCAAGCTTTCATTACCTTGAAGAATTTTTGACCACAGGCGATCTTGTCGCCGCGCTGTTCCGCTACGCGCGCCTGAGCCTGACCAGCCTACGCATCGAAAAGCAGGCCCGCGCGGGTTTTCACTTTTCCGGCTCGCATCTTGATTTCTGGCCGTATCTTGGCCCCTACTGGGCGGAATCGTTCCGTGGCTGGCGCTGCCTTGAGCGCTGCCTGCAGCAGCAGGCCTTCAAGCGCTATGAGGCGCTGGCCGGGCCGCAGCGCTGGACGCTGTTTCCTCTGGAAAACTGCCCCTGGGAGCGCATGCTCACCCAGGCCGTCCACGCGGCGGGCAACGGCCCGGTCATCGGGGCCCAGCACTCGACCATACGGCCCACGGACTTTCGCTTTTTTGACGATCCGCGCACCTTTACGGGCGAGCTGGCGGCCTTTCAGCCCGATGCCGTGCGCGGCAACGGCGAGTCGGCCTGCGTGCAGTGGCGCGAGGCAGGGGTTCCTGCCGACAGGCTGGACGGGGTCGAGGCCCTGCGCTACCTCTACCTTGTGGACAACAGCGCGCAACCGCCGCAAGCCAGCGACGCCGCGCACCGGCAGCTGCTGGTTGTGACCAGTTTTTTTGCGGACGAAACCGAAGCCCATCTGGCCCTGCTTGCCCGCTCGCTGCACGCGGGCCTGCTTGAGGGCTGGAGCATCCGGGTCAAGCCGCACCCCTATCTGCCAGTGCAGGAGCGGCTTAACTCCCTGCTGGGCCGCCGCGCAAGCGAGGTAATGGTTGTGGACGGCCCCATTGCCGACCAGCTCGTGCCGGGCGTGGTGGTGTGGGCCTCCAACTCCACCACGGTCACGCTGGAGGCTGCCATCAAGGGGCTGCCCGTTATTGCCATGCTGCCCACAGACGACTTTGATCTTTGCCCCCTGCAAGACGTAGACAGCCTGCCGCGCACCGGCGGCGTGGACGATGTGGCCCGCGCCCTGCAGACAGCAGCGCCGCTGCGCCTTGCGCCAGCATATTTGGACCTGGACGTAGATCTGCCCAAATGGAAAACACTTTTGCACCTGAGAGACAAGTAA
- a CDS encoding C-GCAxxG-C-C family (seleno)protein produces the protein MNTHDRMAALVRHYYWDRDLNCARTTLRCLESMLQEPLHPQVYAAAVGCHGAGGTGGQCGLMEGGLLLIGLRGAELGKDEGDIVDLCARYAALFTERFSSLACKDLRPGGIHPNDPPHLCESISVDAICLLHDFLDAMALSAEPNRRISASEAGGGE, from the coding sequence ATGAATACGCACGACAGAATGGCCGCCCTTGTGCGCCACTATTACTGGGACAGGGATCTCAACTGCGCGCGCACCACGCTGCGCTGCCTTGAAAGCATGCTGCAGGAACCTCTGCACCCGCAGGTGTACGCCGCCGCTGTGGGCTGCCACGGCGCTGGCGGCACGGGCGGCCAGTGCGGCCTGATGGAAGGCGGCTTGCTGCTGATCGGGCTGCGCGGCGCAGAGCTTGGCAAGGATGAAGGAGATATCGTTGATCTGTGCGCCCGCTACGCGGCCCTTTTTACCGAGCGTTTTTCCAGCCTTGCCTGCAAGGATCTGCGCCCCGGCGGCATCCACCCCAACGACCCGCCCCATCTGTGCGAATCCATTTCTGTAGACGCCATATGTCTTTTGCATGACTTTCTTGACGCGATGGCGCTCTCGGCTGAGCCCAATCGCAGAATTTCGGCTTCTGAAGCCGGTGGCGGAGAATAA